In Lycium ferocissimum isolate CSIRO_LF1 chromosome 11, AGI_CSIRO_Lferr_CH_V1, whole genome shotgun sequence, a single genomic region encodes these proteins:
- the LOC132037388 gene encoding uncharacterized protein LOC132037388, producing MAANSFHITVDEFRLFHKIDRELYSLLVNELQRDPLESMQILALWIWMERAGLKNVIRKIFSLPNFLINELADEAVICLKFIGDNGFFLSIDASDIWQTQNVMAKEFPLQFFNENRDSATSGIRKIATEVCLKALPDITERALGSSGQTLTGESSLMGSLMGRFAHLGLGDDMYPRRMNGQDVPREDRTMFVTFSKGYPVAEWEINGFFTILFGECIESIYMQEVKPHEQSLYARVVFFTPAIIEIILSAVTKAKFTINGKHVWMRKYVPKNGNTLPAMMPQNFPGTN from the coding sequence ATGGCTGCAAATTCTTTTCACATCACCGTGGATGAATTCAGACTTTTCCATAAGATTGACCGAGAACTTTATTCTCTCCTTGTTAATGAGCTTCAGCGTGATCCTTTGGAATCAATGCAGATACTGGCATTGTGGATTTGGATGGAGCGAGCAGGTCTCAAAAATGTTATCAGAAAGATCTTTTCCTTACCTAATTTTTTGATTAATGAACTTGCTGATGAGGCTGTTATCTGCCTCAAATTCATTGGGGACAACGGGTTCTTTCTCTCAATTGACGCAAGTGATATTTGGCAAACTCAAAACGTCATGGCAAAAGAGTTCCCCCTCCAGTTTTTCAATGAAAATCGGGACAGTGCAACCAGTGGGATAAGGAAAATTGCAACTGAGGTTTGTCTCAAGGCATTGCCTGATATTACGGAGAGAGCCTTGGGAAGTTCTGGACAAACTTTGACTGGTGAGTCATCTTTAATGGGATCTTTAATGGGAAGATTTGCTCACTTGGGACTTGGAGATGACATGTATCCTAGGAGGATGAACGGACAGGATGTACCACGTGAAGATCGGACCATGTTTGTTACTTTTTCCAAGGGCTACCCTGTTGCTGAATGGGAAATCAATGGATTCTTTACAATACTTTTTGGAGAATGCATCGAGTCCATTTACATGCAGGAGGTGAAGCCCCATGAACAGTCTCTTTATGCTCGAGTTGTGTTTTTTACGCCTGCAATTATTGAGATTATTCTCAGTGCTGTGACCAAAGCCAAGTTTACTATCAACGGGAAGCATGTCTGGATGCGTAAATATGTCCCGAAAAATGGGAACACTCTCCCAGCCATGATGCCTCAGAATTTTCCTGGAACTAATTAG